Proteins from one Triticum aestivum cultivar Chinese Spring chromosome 7A, IWGSC CS RefSeq v2.1, whole genome shotgun sequence genomic window:
- the LOC123147984 gene encoding uncharacterized protein, translating to MFLAARVSLPRRAPSSSGAGRGQSVGSEASRWGSGPHEEVFVLDMLELGVLNKPQGVTPRIGLYDYESMKKMLEQIAVNFPSGEVTFNSGKVTSGTSAGGGLEAHGNDPAKEKIAKPAIAPKRASTPCSPMLRSTYTKNGPQEFPNYICSRYPSISAQKLAA from the exons ATGTTCCTCGCCGCCCGAGTTTCCCTACCACGGCGAGCCCCCTCATCCTCCGGTGCTGGGCGAGGACAGTCGGTGGGGAGCGAGGCTAGTCGGTGGGGATCCGGACCACATGAAGAG GTTTTTGTTCTCGACATGTTAGAGCTGGGTGTACTAAACAAGCCCCAAGGAGTAACACCAAGAATAGGCTTGTATGACTATGAGTCGATGAAAAAGATGCTCGAGCAAATCGCGGTTAACTTCCCCAGTGGAGAAGTCACTTTCAACAGTGGCAAG gTTACGAGCGGTACGTCTGCGGGAGGGGGGCTCGAGGCACATGGAAATGATCCGGCAAAAGAAAAAATCGCTAAGCCAGCTATAGCCCCAAAAAGAGCAAGCACTCCATGCTCACCAATGCTACGATCTACTTACACCAAGAATGGCCCGCAGGAATTTCCAAATTATATATGCTCGCGGTACCCTAGCATA TCAGCACAGAAGCTTGCGGCCTAG